The window CCTTGAATAGTGATTGCGATTACATCTTGGGTGATTTCACCGGAGAACTGACCGCGACCGATAATTGTGCTTCCAGTGCATCCATCAGCGTCAGTCAGAGTCCATCACCTGGAACGATATTCTCAGGTCATGGAACCATCCAGACAGTGACATTGACTGCCAATGATGGGAACGGGAATACAGCTAGCTGCACATTCACAGTGACCTTACAGGATGATATAGCTCCTGCCATCTCCTGCCCTTCTGATATCAACGTACCTACTGATGGTACCGCTTGTACGGCCATAGTGACCTACAATATCCCAGTGGGAACAGATAACTGTAACGCCACAACTTCTCAGTCCGACCTGACAGGATTGAGTTCTGGCGATCCATTCCCCATGGGAACCACGACACTGGAATACACAGTGGTAGATGATGCCGGTAACTCAGCAAGCTGCCAGTTCAACGTGACCGTGACCGATCAGACCGCACCACAAGTGGCTTCAGGTACACCAACGACTATCAATGCCCAGTGTGATACGACCATTACAGAACCTGTCTTCACAGATTGCTCTACACCGGTTACCGTCACAACCACAGACGATGTATCCTTCAATGACCAGGGTACCTATTGGGTACACTGGGTCGCAACGGATGCAGAGGGAAATTCCATGGAATTCATCCAGACCATCCAGATACAGGACAATACCTCACCGGTATTCTCAGAGCAATTGGAGAATGATACCATGCTGGTCAGTGATGTATGTACTTACATCCTACCCAACTATATGGACTCGGTAGTAGTGTCGGATAATTGCACACCGGATGAATTCGTGAATCTGTCTCAGTTCCCTGTACCGGGTACTGCACTTGCGTTGGAGGACTCACCGCATCTCATCACCTTATTTGCGAGTGACCAGAATGGACAATCCAGTTCGATGAACTTCTGGATAGTATTGCTTGATTCTATTGCTCCAGTCATCTTGGATTGCCCTGGAGACATGACCGTAAGCACAGGGACGAACTGTGAGTATGTCATCCCAGACTATTCTCAAAGCATCAATAGCACAGACAACTGCACGGCTTCCGATCTATTGGATATCCAACAGACTCCGACTGCGGGTACCGTTCTTTCAGGACATGGCACCACACAGGACATCTTGTATGTAGTGACAGATGCCAGCGGCAATTCCACGTCATGCAGCTTTACCCTGACATTGGAAGACGATACCGATCCGGTGATCGACAACTGTCCATCCGACCAGTTTGTCACGACCGATACGCTATGTCAGTATGTACTGCCAGATTTCACCACAGGTTTGATCTACTCGGATAATTGTAGCTCAGCAGCTGATATCACCGTGATCCAAAGTCCTGCACCTGGACCCGGTCAGTCGGGTGACCAAGTAGTGACCATCCAAGTGATAGATGCAGTCGGGAATGAGAGCCAGTGCGTATTCAATGTGACAGCCCTAGATATTTTAGCCCCTTCCATCACTTGTCCCGACACTCTATTGAGGAACTTCAATGAGACATGTGCTTTCCAAGTGGAGGATTATACCGGCTTGGCCGAGGTGGATGATAATTGTACCGCTAGCTCTGAACTGACCGTGACGCAGAGTCCGGCAGCCGGAGAAGTGATGTCCGGTCCCTTCGATGTGGCGCTGACCGTGACCGATGGAAGTGGAAATTCAGAGACTTGTTCATTCCATGTCTCTGTTGAAGATGACATGGCACCTGTGGCACAGTGCCAGGACCTGACCATCTACCTGGATGAAAACGGAGCGGCCCTCTTGACACCAGCCATGGTAGATGCAGGATCGACCGACAACTGTACTAGCGATGCGCTCGATCTGAATTTAGATCAACAGTCTTTCGATTGCAGTCATGTGAATGCGACCAACGAGGTCACCTTGACAGTCACTGATGCAACTGGTAACAGTAATACGTGCACCGCCTTGATCGAAGTGATTGACAGCATTGCTCCTGTTCTGACCTGTCCTACGGATACCATCGTCTATTCGGATCAGATCGCAGACTCTGTGATGATCACTATTCCCTTACCTGTTGTCGTTGAGAATTGTGCCGGATACCTCTTGGAGAACGACTATACGGGTGAAGAAGATGCTTCTGGAATGTATCCTTACGGAGAGACTTTGATCACCTGGACGGTAGAGAACAACGGACAGAGCGCTCAATGCCAGACCCTGGTCACACTTGTACCCGATGAAGATCCGGTCATCCACTGTGATGAAGAGATCATCGTGAGTACCGATCCGGGAGAATGTGGTGCGATGGTAGATATCCTGGTGCCGGAATTCAGCGGACCGATATTCTCCATCCATGAAGAGAATTTCGACCTGACCAGTGATACCAGCATCTATCTGCCTATTGGAGATACAGAATTGACGTGGGTACCCGACAATGATTTCTTTGCGGAGAACACATGTACATCGATCATTACAGTCGTAGATACGGAAGCTCCGACCATCATCGAATGTCTCGCTGATACCGCCCATTGCGGATTGACTCTGGACCTACCACTTCCTGTGGTGACTGATAATTGCGGCTATACAATCACCAACAGCTTCGGCAATGAGGAGCATACCGACCTGACCTTCCCTCACGATCAGACCACCACTGTGACATGGACCATATCCGATGGGACCAATGAGAGCACCTGTACGACCACTGTATTGGCGGTAGATAACACAGTACTTGCAAATGCAGGATTGGACCAATCACTCAACGCCACATTCGAGACCCTGGTAGAAGCTTGGGTACCGAGTCATGGTCAAGGATACTGGACGGTCACAGAAGGTTCAGCACAGGTGATAGACAGTGCATCCGCATACAGTGTGGTAACCAATCTTGGTCTGGGTAATAACATTCTCACTTGGACTGTGGAGTCTGATGTTTGTGGAACGTCCACGGATAACGTGAACATCCATGTGAGGGAATTCATGATCCCGACTGCATTCTCTCCAAATGGCGATGGGTACAATGACCTGTATAGGATCATCGGTATCGAGTCTATTCCGGAGAACAGCTTCCAGGTCTTCAATACATGGGGCAGAAAGGTGTACTCGGCCCGCAACTATACCAATGAATGGGACGGGCGGAACATGGGTGGCAAGGACCTTCCGAACGATACCTATTACTTCATCTTAGAGGTGAAGGGAGATACT is drawn from Flavobacteriales bacterium and contains these coding sequences:
- a CDS encoding HYR domain-containing protein; translation: LNSDCDYILGDFTGELTATDNCASSASISVSQSPSPGTIFSGHGTIQTVTLTANDGNGNTASCTFTVTLQDDIAPAISCPSDINVPTDGTACTAIVTYNIPVGTDNCNATTSQSDLTGLSSGDPFPMGTTTLEYTVVDDAGNSASCQFNVTVTDQTAPQVASGTPTTINAQCDTTITEPVFTDCSTPVTVTTTDDVSFNDQGTYWVHWVATDAEGNSMEFIQTIQIQDNTSPVFSEQLENDTMLVSDVCTYILPNYMDSVVVSDNCTPDEFVNLSQFPVPGTALALEDSPHLITLFASDQNGQSSSMNFWIVLLDSIAPVILDCPGDMTVSTGTNCEYVIPDYSQSINSTDNCTASDLLDIQQTPTAGTVLSGHGTTQDILYVVTDASGNSTSCSFTLTLEDDTDPVIDNCPSDQFVTTDTLCQYVLPDFTTGLIYSDNCSSAADITVIQSPAPGPGQSGDQVVTIQVIDAVGNESQCVFNVTALDILAPSITCPDTLLRNFNETCAFQVEDYTGLAEVDDNCTASSELTVTQSPAAGEVMSGPFDVALTVTDGSGNSETCSFHVSVEDDMAPVAQCQDLTIYLDENGAALLTPAMVDAGSTDNCTSDALDLNLDQQSFDCSHVNATNEVTLTVTDATGNSNTCTALIEVIDSIAPVLTCPTDTIVYSDQIADSVMITIPLPVVVENCAGYLLENDYTGEEDASGMYPYGETLITWTVENNGQSAQCQTLVTLVPDEDPVIHCDEEIIVSTDPGECGAMVDILVPEFSGPIFSIHEENFDLTSDTSIYLPIGDTELTWVPDNDFFAENTCTSIITVVDTEAPTIIECLADTAHCGLTLDLPLPVVTDNCGYTITNSFGNEEHTDLTFPHDQTTTVTWTISDGTNESTCTTTVLAVDNTVLANAGLDQSLNATFETLVEAWVPSHGQGYWTVTEGSAQVIDSASAYSVVTNLGLGNNILTWTVESDVCGTSTDNVNIHVREFMIPTAFSPNGDGYNDLYRIIGIESIPENSFQVFNTWGRKVYSARNYTNEWDGRNMGGKDLPNDTYYFILEVKGDTPRTFKGYIELRR